Part of the Chitinophagales bacterium genome is shown below.
GCGGCACAGCCAACTGTATCACTATCCTTTCCGATCATAAAATCAGTTCACCCATCATCTCTTTCTTTGATTCAGCCATTGTATTGAATCAGCCTTCCATGGATAAGTTTGCTCCAAGGGTTAAAAAAGGCGGATTGCTGCTGTATGAATCGGGCAATATCTTTCAGCCCAGCACAAGGACAGACCTTACCCTCATCGGTATTCCGGCCTCCACGGAAGCGCTGCAGATGAAGAATGCGAAAATCATGAATATGATTATGCTCGGCGCTTACCTTCACCTGAAACCGGTGGTTAAAACAACATCCATACTGGAAGCATTGAAAAAAGTATTGCCTGAAAAATATCACCACCTGCTCGGCATCAACCGCGAAGCACT
Proteins encoded:
- a CDS encoding 2-oxoacid:acceptor oxidoreductase family protein, whose translation is MIMLEELIVAGFGGQGVLSLGMTLAYAGMMEEKEISWMPSYGPEMRGGTANCITILSDHKISSPIISFFDSAIVLNQPSMDKFAPRVKKGGLLLYESGNIFQPSTRTDLTLIGIPASTEALQMKNAKIMNMIMLGAYLHLKPVVKTTSILEALKKVLPEKYHHLLGINREALDRGALLLRQHLVDVS